A window of Candidatus Hydrogenedentota bacterium contains these coding sequences:
- a CDS encoding 50S ribosome-binding GTPase translates to MDDALSENLQDLDAAIHELERAVAGQPALSAALFDDTREWRKLLTFKLLPQLAGKDVLVAAVAGGTNTGKSTVFNLLVGAPMSPVRATAAATCRPLLAGSPLRFEQGLTGNLVPGLRARLLAHDDDPVDRSAPPDVLFMKACESLPDFLVLLDVPDVDSIDFINWDVAENIQAVCDVLIAVLTGEKYQDDKVIAYFRQAAGSGRIILPLMNKADPAEDYRVARAQLADFCEAVGIESSARFAVPHDFGLMDACDQPILPLGGAEPLRNHLEQLDVVQTKAQVYRDSLTHFCLQTEDFLARMDGALKRFDAIEALFAHRAEAIAATYDPEPDAKVGRLLHEYIKARRGTFSRTMGNVGSAMYNQIAPVSRAVGRMIQRRLSLSSVPAPPTASEVRAHHVRELDNRVRDFIRECTEMARSLESPAREMLEGAFERLEVAEVVNAVEKTTLVDDNISEAFRKHAEKTLEAWWEDHAVRRRVLVELDALLMFAPTAVAVPLALYTGGVGVPEVIAAAGPVAGDFFSRVMEHQFADKWFDFIAPWHAEQQARFRDALAAHVLDAALAPLAEGRDALRGDAAQTIRRIHEQCLKVS, encoded by the coding sequence ATGGACGATGCATTGAGCGAAAACCTCCAGGATCTCGACGCCGCGATCCACGAACTGGAACGCGCGGTCGCGGGACAGCCCGCCCTGAGCGCGGCCCTGTTCGACGATACGCGCGAATGGCGAAAGCTCCTAACCTTCAAGCTGCTCCCGCAGCTCGCCGGGAAGGATGTGCTCGTGGCGGCGGTCGCCGGGGGCACGAACACCGGCAAGTCGACGGTATTCAACCTGCTCGTGGGCGCGCCCATGAGCCCCGTGCGCGCCACGGCCGCCGCCACCTGCCGCCCCCTGCTCGCCGGGAGCCCGCTCCGCTTCGAACAGGGGCTCACGGGCAACCTCGTGCCGGGCCTGCGGGCGCGCCTCCTCGCGCACGACGACGACCCCGTCGACCGAAGCGCCCCGCCCGACGTGCTCTTCATGAAGGCCTGTGAAAGCCTGCCCGATTTCCTCGTGCTGCTCGACGTGCCCGACGTGGACTCCATCGACTTCATCAACTGGGACGTGGCCGAGAATATTCAAGCCGTGTGCGACGTGCTCATCGCCGTGCTCACCGGCGAGAAGTACCAGGATGACAAGGTCATCGCCTACTTCCGGCAGGCCGCCGGGTCCGGGCGCATAATACTGCCGCTGATGAATAAGGCCGACCCCGCCGAGGACTACCGGGTGGCGCGGGCGCAACTGGCCGATTTCTGCGAGGCGGTCGGCATCGAGTCCTCCGCGCGTTTTGCCGTGCCCCACGATTTCGGCCTGATGGACGCCTGCGATCAGCCCATTCTCCCGCTGGGCGGCGCGGAGCCCCTGCGCAATCACCTGGAACAGCTCGACGTGGTGCAGACCAAGGCGCAGGTCTACCGCGACTCCCTCACGCACTTCTGCCTCCAGACGGAGGATTTCCTGGCGCGGATGGACGGCGCGCTCAAGCGATTCGACGCGATCGAGGCCCTCTTCGCGCACCGGGCCGAGGCCATCGCCGCGACCTATGATCCCGAGCCCGACGCCAAAGTGGGCAGGTTGCTCCACGAGTACATCAAGGCGCGCCGCGGAACCTTCAGCCGGACCATGGGCAACGTGGGATCGGCGATGTACAATCAGATCGCGCCCGTGAGCCGCGCCGTGGGCAGAATGATACAGCGGCGGCTTTCGCTCTCCAGCGTGCCCGCGCCCCCGACCGCCTCGGAGGTGCGCGCGCACCATGTCCGCGAGCTGGATAATCGCGTCCGCGACTTCATCCGCGAGTGCACGGAGATGGCGCGGAGCCTCGAATCGCCCGCCCGAGAGATGCTCGAAGGCGCCTTCGAACGGCTTGAAGTCGCCGAAGTCGTGAACGCGGTCGAGAAGACGACGCTGGTGGACGACAACATCTCCGAGGCCTTCCGCAAACACGCCGAGAAGACGCTGGAGGCCTGGTGGGAAGACCACGCCGTGCGCCGCCGCGTCCTCGTGGAGCTGGACGCGCTGCTCATGTTCGCGCCGACCGCCGTGGCCGTGCCCCTCGCCCTCTACACCGGCGGCGTGGGTGTGCCCGAGGTCATCGCGGCGGCGGGTCCGGTCGCCGGGGACTTCTTCTCCCGCGTCATGGAGCACCAGTTCGCGGACAAGTGGTTTGATTTCATCGCGCCGTGGCACGCCGAGCAGCAGGCCCGCTTCCGCGACGCCCTGGCCGCGCATGTGCTCGACGCCGCACTCGCCCCCCTGGCCGAGGGCCGCGACGCCCTCCGCGGCGACGCCGCCCAGACCATCCGGAGGATTCACGAACAGTGTCTGAAAGTATCCTGA
- a CDS encoding AarF/ABC1/UbiB kinase family protein, with protein sequence MNAVRLAEVLQVFVKHGFADLLQRAGFHRSLPAKLLRGLKLMEAQAGPPHTFGHRLRSALVELGPTFVKLGQVLSTRPDLIRHDLATELSKLQDRVDALPFATMEAVMREALGGGATDLFAGFDREPIASASLSQVYRATLKSGHPVAVKIQRPGVAKVIESDLSLLQQVAEWSAAHVSDINWLDPPGIVDEFARSIRRELDLSIEAQIIEQFLKNFEHDPAVIVPGVYHEYTARTILTMDWIDGVRVDCLEAYPERNCDPAAIAINGCDALCRMVFEHQLFHADPHPGNIFVTRDNRLAFLDLGMAGHLESADVAAIGDVFLAIFSQDSRACVDSILVLTDGGDPADVEVLERELTEFIAFEARAILARGQVAKGLERATQILQRANMELAPRFSLLIKALATIEMVGRTLDPKLDMVPIMRPYVDRLIKKRFAPRQVLRDLQHNARVLLRLGHQIPQDVAYLLQQVRNGKLKFSIHHEHLEDLAATIDRASSRNTVGLIVAALIVGSSLLITVETSISRLGVAGFVFAGLLGSVLVISILWTRKF encoded by the coding sequence GTGAACGCGGTCCGGCTTGCGGAAGTGCTCCAGGTATTCGTGAAGCACGGATTCGCGGACCTGCTCCAGCGGGCCGGTTTTCACCGCAGCCTGCCGGCCAAGCTGCTGCGCGGACTGAAGCTCATGGAAGCGCAGGCGGGGCCGCCGCATACCTTCGGCCACCGCCTGCGATCGGCCCTGGTCGAGCTCGGCCCGACCTTCGTGAAGCTCGGCCAGGTGCTGAGCACGCGCCCCGACCTGATCCGGCACGACCTCGCAACCGAGTTGAGCAAACTCCAGGACCGTGTCGACGCGCTGCCCTTCGCAACCATGGAAGCGGTCATGCGCGAGGCGCTCGGCGGCGGGGCCACCGACCTTTTCGCCGGTTTTGATCGCGAGCCCATCGCGTCCGCCTCGCTCAGCCAGGTCTACCGGGCCACGCTGAAGTCGGGCCACCCCGTGGCGGTGAAGATCCAGCGGCCCGGCGTGGCGAAGGTCATCGAGTCGGACCTCAGCCTCCTGCAGCAGGTGGCGGAGTGGAGCGCGGCGCACGTCAGCGATATCAACTGGCTCGACCCGCCGGGGATCGTGGATGAATTCGCGCGATCGATCCGGCGCGAGCTCGACCTGAGCATCGAGGCGCAGATTATCGAGCAATTCCTGAAGAATTTCGAGCACGATCCCGCGGTCATCGTCCCTGGCGTATATCACGAATACACCGCGCGCACCATCCTTACGATGGACTGGATCGACGGCGTGCGCGTGGATTGCCTCGAAGCCTACCCGGAGCGCAACTGCGACCCCGCCGCCATCGCCATAAACGGCTGCGACGCCCTGTGCCGCATGGTCTTCGAGCACCAGCTCTTTCACGCCGACCCGCACCCGGGCAACATTTTCGTCACGCGCGACAACCGGCTGGCCTTCCTCGACCTGGGCATGGCCGGCCACCTGGAAAGCGCGGATGTCGCGGCGATCGGCGATGTGTTCCTGGCCATCTTCTCGCAGGACAGCCGCGCCTGCGTGGATTCGATCCTGGTGCTCACCGATGGCGGGGACCCGGCCGATGTGGAGGTGCTGGAGCGGGAGCTGACGGAGTTCATCGCCTTTGAGGCCCGCGCGATTCTGGCCAGGGGCCAGGTGGCCAAGGGCCTGGAGCGCGCCACGCAGATCCTCCAGCGCGCGAACATGGAGCTGGCGCCCCGGTTCTCGCTGCTTATCAAAGCCCTGGCCACGATCGAGATGGTGGGCCGCACGCTCGACCCGAAGCTCGATATGGTGCCGATCATGCGCCCCTACGTGGACCGCCTCATCAAGAAGCGTTTCGCGCCCCGCCAGGTGCTGCGGGACCTCCAGCACAACGCGCGCGTGCTGCTGCGGCTGGGACACCAGATCCCGCAGGATGTCGCCTATCTCCTCCAGCAGGTGCGCAATGGAAAGCTCAAGTTCTCCATTCACCACGAGCACCTGGAGGACCTGGCCGCGACCATCGACCGCGCCAGCAGCCGCAACACCGTGGGTTTGATTGTCGCCGCCCTGATCGTGGGCTCCAGCCTGCTGATTACCGTCGAGACCTCCATCAGCCGGCTCGGCGTCGCGGGCTTTGTTTTCGCCGGCCTCCTTGGCAGCGTGCTGGTCATTTCGATTCTCTGGACCCGGAAATTCTAG
- a CDS encoding tetratricopeptide repeat protein yields the protein MQRHIAQNKFGQADMLFQQGRFDESLALLDELDQAFPNSPNVMYPRARCLVEIGETNEALDVLDEITTHFEHPEAVALKAELHEALKTLTQAPPAEARHRVGPEPDHARSRPSSSHIGGSAPAMSKGNVMVVAITAAILLTIFGSIIIIAVMQ from the coding sequence ATGCAACGGCACATTGCACAGAACAAATTTGGCCAGGCGGACATGCTGTTTCAGCAGGGCCGTTTTGATGAGTCGCTCGCCCTGCTGGACGAGCTGGATCAGGCCTTCCCCAATTCCCCCAACGTGATGTATCCGCGCGCGCGGTGCCTGGTGGAAATCGGCGAGACGAACGAGGCGCTCGACGTGCTCGACGAGATCACCACGCACTTCGAGCACCCGGAGGCGGTCGCGCTGAAGGCGGAGCTGCACGAGGCGCTGAAGACGCTGACGCAGGCCCCGCCGGCAGAGGCCCGGCACCGGGTGGGTCCGGAGCCCGACCACGCGCGTTCGCGGCCCTCGTCCAGCCACATCGGCGGGAGCGCGCCGGCGATGTCGAAGGGCAATGTGATGGTGGTGGCGATCACGGCGGCGATCCTGCTGACGATTTTCGGCAGCATCATCATCATCGCGGTGATGCAGTAG
- a CDS encoding GIY-YIG nuclease family protein, with amino-acid sequence MQDKRPAVYIMASKRNGTLYTGVTSNLAQRVREHKEDVRPGFTRRYGVHRLVYCEFLSDMRSAIIREKQIKKWNRAWKIELIEKQNPEWRDLAEELW; translated from the coding sequence ATGCAGGATAAGCGTCCGGCGGTTTACATTATGGCCAGTAAACGGAATGGCACCCTTTACACAGGCGTGACAAGCAATTTGGCGCAACGTGTTCGGGAACACAAAGAGGATGTTCGGCCCGGTTTCACGAGGCGGTATGGCGTTCACAGGCTGGTGTACTGTGAGTTCTTATCGGACATGCGATCCGCCATTATTCGGGAGAAGCAGATCAAGAAGTGGAACAGGGCCTGGAAGATTGAGCTGATTGAGAAACAGAATCCCGAGTGGCGCGACCTGGCGGAGGAATTGTGGTGA
- a CDS encoding 50S ribosome-binding GTPase encodes MSESILSVLNHLETLAAYEGPWKGLRNETALLQERVAELRARESRLDDVLVVALVGGSGVGKSTLLNAIAGDQIALTSAMRPCTTRPTVYHPPGTELPFEEWDSVPRSALENLVLIDTPDSDSIVHAHREITLEVLRQCDLILLCASMEKYLDEATWSLLRPLRGLRAMVCVETKASDRASARDHWMARLEEQGFQISEYFRVNALRTLDRKLSGAPESTEEFDFPALDQFLARELSRERIARIKRSNVAGLLRKAAQRLDEIAARVRPELERLEKEVAEADKSLARASLALASGHLFAESHLWAYAVGRETSIRSKGVIGMLYRLVEAARSLPVRLPGVLSWYGLKDAGGRRAAELLTSQELVRHGDRLVPDRVLDHYHTEQSELALAFVRAGFAAPDASGGQAEFQQELERRLAGVIQGPARERVQSGARVLSRWLTAIMLDAPPLAFLGYTGYLVVSKYLSAELLGAGFLIHSATVFAIIAGVELVGLSFAVRFYAWLARQGSLMDLRAALLAPQLAFRAEKQTIQETRALLERIDRVKALVLD; translated from the coding sequence GTGTCTGAAAGTATCCTGAGCGTTCTGAACCACCTGGAGACCCTGGCGGCCTACGAGGGCCCGTGGAAGGGCCTGCGCAACGAGACCGCACTCCTCCAGGAGCGGGTGGCCGAGCTGCGCGCGCGCGAATCCCGCCTGGACGACGTCCTCGTGGTGGCGCTCGTGGGCGGCTCGGGTGTGGGCAAGTCCACGCTGTTGAACGCCATCGCCGGCGACCAGATCGCGCTCACCTCCGCCATGCGCCCCTGCACCACGCGCCCGACCGTCTACCACCCGCCGGGCACAGAGCTCCCCTTTGAAGAGTGGGACAGCGTGCCCCGGTCGGCGCTGGAAAACCTGGTGCTGATCGACACGCCGGACTCCGACAGCATCGTGCACGCGCACCGCGAGATCACCCTGGAAGTGCTCAGGCAGTGTGACCTGATTCTGCTGTGCGCGAGCATGGAAAAATACCTCGACGAGGCCACCTGGTCGCTCCTGCGACCCCTGCGCGGGCTGCGCGCCATGGTCTGTGTCGAGACGAAGGCCAGCGATCGCGCCTCGGCCCGGGATCACTGGATGGCGCGGCTGGAGGAGCAGGGATTCCAGATTTCGGAGTACTTCCGCGTCAACGCCCTGCGCACGCTCGACCGCAAGCTCTCCGGCGCGCCCGAAAGCACCGAGGAGTTCGACTTTCCCGCGTTGGACCAGTTTCTTGCGCGCGAGCTGAGCCGGGAGCGCATCGCGCGAATCAAGCGCTCGAACGTGGCGGGGCTCCTGCGCAAGGCCGCCCAGCGGCTCGACGAAATCGCCGCGCGCGTCCGCCCGGAGCTCGAACGGCTCGAGAAGGAAGTCGCCGAGGCCGACAAATCCCTCGCGCGCGCAAGCCTGGCCCTCGCCAGCGGCCACCTCTTTGCGGAGTCCCACCTGTGGGCCTACGCCGTGGGCCGCGAAACCAGCATCCGGTCCAAGGGCGTGATCGGCATGCTCTACCGCCTCGTGGAGGCGGCCCGCAGCCTGCCCGTGCGCCTGCCGGGCGTTCTCTCCTGGTATGGCCTGAAGGACGCCGGCGGACGCCGCGCCGCGGAGCTGCTCACCAGCCAGGAACTCGTCCGCCACGGGGACCGGCTCGTGCCCGATCGCGTGCTGGATCATTACCACACCGAACAAAGCGAGCTCGCGCTGGCCTTCGTGCGCGCGGGATTCGCCGCGCCCGACGCCTCGGGTGGACAGGCCGAGTTTCAGCAGGAACTGGAGCGGCGCCTCGCCGGGGTGATCCAGGGGCCCGCCCGCGAGCGCGTCCAGAGCGGCGCGCGCGTCCTCAGCCGCTGGCTTACGGCGATCATGCTCGACGCGCCGCCGCTGGCCTTCCTCGGCTACACCGGCTACCTCGTCGTGTCGAAGTACCTGTCCGCCGAGCTGCTCGGGGCCGGGTTCCTGATCCATTCCGCCACGGTCTTCGCGATTATCGCCGGTGTGGAGCTGGTGGGCTTGTCCTTCGCCGTGCGGTTCTACGCGTGGCTCGCCCGCCAGGGAAGCCTCATGGACCTGCGCGCCGCCCTCCTCGCGCCGCAGCTCGCCTTCCGCGCGGAAAAGCAAACCATTCAGGAGACCCGGGCGCTGCTGGAGCGGATCGATCGCGTGAAGGCGCTCGTGCTCGACTGA
- a CDS encoding DUF1501 domain-containing protein gives MPLTRRDFMKGLAVFSGLGLAPKFLTDVYADTAQAIQGFNDGRVLVVVQLGGGNDGLNTVVPFENDLYYNARPNLGLRPGRLLKLNDQLGLNDALKPIMPLYDQGQLAVIQGVGYPNPDRSHFRSMEIWHTASDSDEYLGDGWIGRYFDNNCSGSAQPQVGLALDAERPQAFGSALGYGVSTTDPGKFGWNAGQGADSTAAFEALNTGATGNPTLDFLRHTTTAAVQSSGEVRAAAKRGKVQMDGGRGRAARVNQLDTVAGLIRGGLATRIYYVSTSGFDTHAGQGGRHEQLLGDVANALARFQQQLERDGTADRVTTMVFSEFGRRVNENGSGGTDHGTAAPMFLLGRNVRGGLHGQTPDLADLDRGDLKFNTDFRRVYATVLESWLHADPKAVLKDSFEPMNLIT, from the coding sequence ATGCCTCTGACACGCCGCGATTTTATGAAGGGCCTGGCCGTTTTTTCGGGCCTCGGCCTCGCGCCCAAGTTCCTGACCGACGTCTACGCCGACACGGCCCAGGCCATCCAGGGCTTCAACGACGGCCGCGTCCTCGTGGTGGTGCAGCTCGGCGGCGGCAACGACGGCCTCAACACCGTTGTGCCCTTCGAGAACGACCTCTACTACAATGCGCGCCCGAACCTCGGCCTCCGGCCCGGGCGCCTGCTGAAACTGAACGATCAGCTCGGGCTCAACGACGCGCTCAAGCCGATCATGCCCCTGTACGACCAGGGCCAGCTCGCCGTCATCCAGGGCGTCGGTTATCCCAACCCCGATCGCTCGCACTTCCGGTCCATGGAAATCTGGCACACCGCGAGCGACTCGGACGAATACCTGGGCGACGGGTGGATCGGGCGCTACTTCGACAACAACTGCAGCGGCTCCGCCCAACCCCAGGTGGGCCTCGCGCTCGACGCCGAGCGCCCCCAGGCCTTCGGCAGCGCCCTGGGCTACGGCGTCTCCACGACCGACCCCGGAAAGTTTGGCTGGAACGCCGGCCAGGGCGCGGACTCCACGGCGGCCTTTGAAGCGCTCAACACCGGGGCCACCGGCAACCCGACGCTCGATTTCCTCCGGCACACCACCACCGCCGCCGTCCAAAGCTCGGGCGAAGTGCGCGCCGCCGCAAAACGCGGCAAGGTCCAGATGGACGGAGGCCGCGGCCGCGCCGCCCGCGTCAACCAGCTCGACACCGTCGCCGGGCTCATCCGCGGCGGCCTCGCCACCCGCATCTACTACGTGTCCACCAGCGGCTTCGACACCCACGCCGGCCAGGGCGGGCGGCACGAACAGCTCCTCGGCGACGTCGCCAATGCCCTCGCCCGGTTCCAGCAGCAACTCGAGCGCGACGGGACCGCCGACCGCGTCACCACCATGGTCTTCTCCGAGTTCGGGCGCCGCGTCAACGAAAACGGCAGCGGCGGCACCGACCACGGCACCGCGGCCCCCATGTTCCTCCTCGGCAGGAACGTCCGCGGCGGCCTCCACGGCCAGACCCCCGACCTCGCCGACCTCGACCGCGGCGACCTCAAGTTCAACACCGACTTCCGCCGCGTCTACGCCACCGTCCTCGAATCCTGGCTCCACGCCGACCCCAAAGCCGTGCTCAAGGACAGCTTCGAGCCCATGAACCTCATCACCTGA
- a CDS encoding DUF1800 domain-containing protein, producing MASLHPIGPESWSLASARHLLNRAGFGVPHSLAVRLSEMAPEAAVDHLLGYENVPFAYPEPDFLIPALTQQERRAKRRGLGEEERRALQQEEQRKEREALRRLQAWWIQRMRVSPRPLEEKMALFWHGHFATSAQKVRASQHNYELLEVFRRNATGNFRTLVTHVGQSPCMLRYLDNDRSTKQKPNENWARELMELFTLGQGQYTEEDIKEAARAFTGWSSDGRSFQFRRQAHDSGAKTVFGRTGNFDGADMIDILFEQEALAPFICGKLWKFFASENPDPDVVAALASTFRESSFELKPVLRQIFLSEAFHAPEVVGSQIKSPAQFVVKLTHDLALDTVPPVAMVQATARLGQDLLHPPNVKGWDGNRAWINANTLLIRYNLPADLASAATRGHNQRMAGGGDAMMMAPAGADPELAPPAMTMTPAEKKAAEDPRAALREQIREKLKGLPREERQFKLKILRTGNPAQRRALLKELGLEAPAEYDPLSDMFEGMTFTTAGECIAQLAERLIGAPLAHDQRQTLLQALGVPDAGMPVTPENLPDQKRNELLHLMTSLAEYQLC from the coding sequence ATGGCCAGTCTGCACCCCATCGGCCCCGAATCGTGGTCCCTGGCAAGCGCCCGGCACCTGCTGAACCGCGCGGGTTTCGGTGTGCCCCATTCGCTGGCGGTACGCCTGTCGGAAATGGCGCCCGAAGCCGCCGTAGACCACCTCCTGGGCTACGAGAACGTGCCCTTCGCGTACCCCGAGCCGGATTTTCTTATTCCCGCGCTCACCCAGCAGGAGCGCCGGGCGAAACGCCGGGGCCTGGGCGAGGAAGAGCGGCGCGCCCTCCAGCAGGAGGAGCAGCGGAAGGAACGGGAGGCCCTTCGGAGGCTCCAGGCCTGGTGGATCCAGCGCATGCGCGTCAGCCCGCGCCCGCTTGAGGAGAAGATGGCCCTCTTCTGGCACGGGCACTTCGCCACCTCGGCCCAGAAGGTGCGCGCTTCCCAGCACAACTACGAACTGCTGGAGGTCTTCCGCCGGAACGCCACGGGCAATTTCAGGACGCTGGTCACCCACGTGGGGCAGTCGCCCTGCATGCTGCGGTATCTCGACAACGACCGAAGCACGAAGCAGAAGCCGAATGAGAACTGGGCGCGCGAGCTGATGGAGCTCTTCACGCTGGGCCAGGGGCAATACACGGAGGAGGATATCAAGGAAGCGGCGCGCGCCTTCACCGGCTGGAGCAGCGACGGGCGTTCGTTCCAGTTCCGGCGCCAGGCCCACGATTCGGGCGCCAAGACGGTCTTCGGGCGGACGGGCAATTTCGACGGCGCCGACATGATCGATATCCTGTTCGAGCAGGAAGCCCTCGCCCCCTTCATCTGCGGCAAGCTCTGGAAATTCTTTGCCAGCGAGAATCCGGATCCCGACGTGGTCGCGGCGCTTGCCAGCACGTTTCGTGAATCCAGCTTTGAATTGAAGCCCGTGCTGCGGCAAATCTTCCTGTCGGAGGCCTTCCACGCGCCCGAAGTGGTGGGTTCTCAGATTAAGAGCCCGGCCCAGTTCGTGGTCAAGCTCACGCACGACCTCGCCCTCGACACCGTGCCCCCGGTGGCCATGGTGCAGGCCACCGCGCGCCTCGGGCAGGACCTGCTCCACCCGCCGAATGTGAAAGGGTGGGACGGCAACCGTGCCTGGATCAACGCGAATACCCTGCTGATCCGCTACAACCTGCCCGCCGATCTGGCTTCCGCCGCCACGCGCGGCCACAACCAGAGGATGGCGGGCGGCGGCGACGCGATGATGATGGCGCCCGCCGGGGCCGACCCCGAACTGGCGCCGCCGGCGATGACCATGACGCCCGCCGAGAAAAAAGCCGCCGAGGACCCGCGCGCGGCGCTCCGCGAGCAGATCCGCGAGAAACTCAAGGGCCTCCCGCGGGAAGAACGCCAGTTCAAACTCAAGATCCTGCGCACGGGCAATCCCGCCCAACGCCGCGCCCTGCTCAAGGAGCTGGGCCTGGAGGCGCCCGCCGAGTACGACCCGCTGAGCGATATGTTCGAGGGCATGACCTTCACCACGGCGGGCGAGTGCATTGCGCAACTGGCCGAACGCCTCATCGGCGCGCCGCTCGCGCACGATCAGCGTCAGACGTTGCTCCAGGCCCTCGGCGTTCCCGACGCCGGGATGCCCGTGACGCCGGAAAACCTGCCCGATCAAAAGCGCAACGAATTGCTTCACCTCATGACGAGCCTGGCCGAATACCAGCTCTGCTGA
- a CDS encoding tryptophan-rich sensory protein translates to MGIRAIKNVGAFVLAQALCFGAAGIGSAFTASSVGTWYREIAKPDWTPPSWVFGPVWTVLYALMGVAAFLVWRTGRWSETRGALLTFLAQLALNTAWSIIFFGARNPGFAFLEILLLWIAIVATMVLFWRRSKIASLLLAPYLAWSSFAAFLNFTIWQMN, encoded by the coding sequence ATGGGTATTCGAGCCATCAAGAACGTGGGCGCCTTTGTGCTGGCCCAGGCGCTGTGTTTTGGCGCGGCGGGCATTGGGAGCGCCTTCACCGCCTCCTCCGTCGGGACGTGGTATCGGGAAATTGCGAAGCCCGACTGGACCCCGCCCTCCTGGGTGTTTGGCCCGGTATGGACGGTGTTGTACGCGCTGATGGGGGTTGCGGCGTTTCTGGTCTGGCGGACGGGCCGCTGGTCCGAGACGCGCGGGGCGTTGCTCACCTTTCTGGCGCAGCTGGCGCTCAACACGGCTTGGTCCATTATCTTCTTTGGCGCCCGGAATCCGGGCTTTGCGTTCCTGGAGATCCTGCTGCTCTGGATCGCCATCGTGGCGACGATGGTCCTCTTCTGGCGGCGCTCGAAGATCGCGTCTCTACTGTTGGCGCCCTATCTCGCGTGGAGCTCTTTCGCCGCGTTCCTGAATTTCACCATCTGGCAAATGAACTGA
- the ispE gene encoding 4-(cytidine 5'-diphospho)-2-C-methyl-D-erythritol kinase: protein MTQPGNETATYRSRAKINLYLDVLDRRPDGFTNIETIFQSIDLWDELRFSPAPDRTRFTCNLTALADPGGNLAVRAAELLRRHTGEGRGIAIHLEKRIPVAAGLAGGSGNAAATLIALNESWELGLAPETLADLAAELGSDVPFCLAGGTVAATGRGEVLETLPPLPPQWLVLAHPPLAITAGHAYGHPRLTRNLTPPENGKTPQFRAALDALGRGDVAGLVFNRMESGVFHDHPELASLKDALLEAGCAASAMSGSGPTVFGLCDSEAAARRAAARITACATSVVATAGCGVERVA, encoded by the coding sequence ATGACGCAACCCGGCAACGAGACCGCGACGTACCGATCCCGCGCCAAAATCAACCTGTACCTCGACGTGCTGGACCGGCGCCCGGACGGGTTTACGAATATCGAGACCATTTTCCAGTCGATCGACCTCTGGGACGAACTGCGTTTTTCTCCCGCGCCGGACAGAACGCGGTTTACCTGTAATTTGACCGCGCTGGCGGATCCGGGGGGCAACCTGGCCGTCCGCGCGGCGGAGCTGCTCCGGCGGCACACGGGCGAGGGCCGCGGAATCGCGATTCATCTGGAAAAGCGCATACCCGTCGCGGCCGGCCTGGCGGGCGGGTCCGGCAACGCCGCCGCGACCCTGATCGCGCTGAACGAAAGCTGGGAGCTCGGCCTCGCGCCGGAGACGCTCGCGGATCTTGCGGCGGAACTCGGATCGGACGTGCCCTTCTGCCTGGCCGGCGGCACCGTCGCCGCGACGGGCCGGGGCGAGGTGCTGGAAACGCTTCCGCCGCTGCCCCCGCAATGGCTGGTGCTGGCGCACCCGCCGTTGGCGATCACCGCGGGCCACGCCTACGGCCACCCGCGCCTCACGCGCAATCTGACCCCGCCCGAGAACGGCAAGACGCCGCAATTCCGCGCCGCGCTTGATGCGCTGGGCCGGGGCGATGTGGCGGGCCTCGTGTTTAACCGCATGGAGAGCGGCGTATTTCACGATCATCCGGAGCTGGCGTCCCTCAAGGACGCGCTGCTGGAAGCCGGCTGCGCGGCGAGCGCCATGAGCGGGAGCGGCCCGACGGTATTCGGGCTTTGCGACAGCGAGGCGGCGGCCCGGCGGGCGGCGGCGCGTATCACGGCCTGCGCCACCTCCGTGGTGGCGACCGCCGGTTGCGGCGTGGAGCGCGTGGCGTGA